A stretch of Anoplopoma fimbria isolate UVic2021 breed Golden Eagle Sablefish chromosome 4, Afim_UVic_2022, whole genome shotgun sequence DNA encodes these proteins:
- the LOC129089756 gene encoding neuronal acetylcholine receptor subunit non-alpha-2-like, producing the protein MVYITTDGNLVVCTVADSDRRLWERSVGPGGRSIMKLTVLLLLLLLCPLSLADIPAPNEFVSLAEMEDALLRNLFQGYQRWVRPIQHANDTVRVRFGLKISQLVDVDEKNQLMTTNVWLWQEWIDYKLRWNPDKYGGITSIRVPSENIWLPDIVLYENADGRFEGSLMTKAIVKYNGVITWTPPASYKSACTMDVTFFPFDRQNCTMKFGSWTYDGHMVDLVLINNQVDRKDFFDNGEWQILSATGARGNRKDDMYSYPFLTYSFILKRLPLFYTLFLIFPCLGLSFLTVLVFYLPSDEGEKLSLSTSVLVSLTVFLLVIEEIIPSSSKVIPLIGEYLLFIMIFVTLSIIVTVFVINVHHRSSATYNPMSPWVRTLFLQKLPRLLCMRGHTDRYHYPELAPESPEVKPRSGGRKGGQRANSGAHGQTTSEGKEDEAWATMLDKAVYSVRYISRHIRKEHFIREVVQDWKFVAQVLDRIFLWAFLTVSVLGTVLIFTPALYMFLKIPPPIASEDPPSN; encoded by the exons ATGGTGTACATCACAACTGATGGAAACCTCGTTGTGTGCACTGTAGCCGATAGTGACAGGAGGCTGTGGGAGCGCTCGGTCGGACCGGGAGGACGCAGCATCATGAAGTTGacggtcctcctcctcctcctcctcctctgcccgCTGTCCCTCGCCGACATCCCCG CTCCGAATGAGTTTGTGTCCTTGGCGGAGATGGAGGACGCCCTGCTGAGGAACCTTTTCCAAGGCTACCAGCGCTGGGTCAGGCCCATCCAGCACGCCAACGACACTGTCAGGGTGCGCTTTGGACTCAAGATCTCCCAGCTGGTTGATGTG GATGAGAAGAACCAGCTAATGACAACTAACGTTTGGCTGTGGCAG GAGTGGATCGATTACAAGCTGCGATGGAATCCAGACAAATACGGAGGTATCACCTCCATCAGAGTCCCCTCTGAAAATATTTGGCTCCCAGACATCGTCCTCTATGAGAA TGCTGATGGCCGGTTCGAGGGCTCCCTGATGACCAAAGCCATTGTCAAGTACAACGGTGTCATCACCTGGACGCCACCTGCCAGTTACAAATCCGCCTGCACTATGGACGTCACTTTCTTCCCTTTCGACCGCCAGAACTGCACAATGAAGTTTGGCTCCTGGACATATGATGGACACATGGTGGACCTGGTCCTGATAAACAACCAGGTAGATCGGAAGGACTTCTTTGACAATGGGGAGTGGCAGATCCTAAGTGCCACTGGAGCCAGAGGGAATAGGAAGGACGACATGTATTCGTACCCCTTCCTCACGTATTCCTTCATTCTGAAGAGACTGCCGTTGTTCTACACACTCTTTCTCATCTTCCCGTGTTTGGGTTTGTCCTTTCTGACTGTCCTAGTGTTTTACCTTCCCTCAGATGAAGGAGAGAAGCTGTCACTCTCCACCTCTGTGCTCGTGTCGCTCACTGTGTTCCTCCTGGTCATAGAAGAAATAattccctcctcctccaaggTGATCCCACTCATTGGAGAGTACTTGCTGTTCATCATGATCTTTGTCACACTCTCAATCATCGTCACCGTCTTTGTCATCAACGTGCACCACCGATCCTCAGCCACCTACAACCCCATGTCGCCTTGGGTTCGCACTCTCTTTCTTCAGAAGCTGCCGAGGTTGCTCTGCATGCGTGGACACACCGACCGCTACCACTACCCAGAGCTGGCTCCTGAAAGCCCAGAGGTGAAGCCCCGCTCTGGAGGTCGGAAAGGAGGCCAGAGGGCAAACAGCGGAGCCCACGGACAAACAACTTCTGAGGGGAAGGAGGACGAGGCCTGGGCGACCATGTTGGACAAGGCTGTCTACTCAGTGCGCTACATCAGCAGACATATCCGCAAGGAGCACTTCATCCGCGAG GTGGTACAAGACTGGAAGTTTGTGGCCCAGGTGTTGGACAGGATCTTCCTGTGGGCGTTTCTCACCGTCTCAGTACTGGGCACTGTCCTCATCTTCACTCCGGCTCTGTACATGTTTTTGAAAATCCCTCCTCCAATTGCAAGTGAGGATCCACCTTCAAACTAG